In Aptenodytes patagonicus chromosome 9, bAptPat1.pri.cur, whole genome shotgun sequence, the DNA window aTCCCCAGTGTGGGCTGAGCGCAGGAAGGCAGCCCTTACCTGAGAGATCACACATGGCTGTGGTCAGTCGAGAAATGGGGAGGACAGAGGCTGTGGTGGGGCCACGCTTCCCGGCCCCACATCACCCAGTACAAGCCCCAGCCTAAACTTGCTAATGTGAGCTTCTCCTCTGCACGTAAATGTTTACACTGAAGTTTGATATTAGCATTTCAGATTTGAGCATTGCCCCTTGCCCATGAATGAAAGCATTTATTCCTATATAACAAAATCCCTCTATTTCCATATAAAACCCACCTGTAATGAAAACCATTGTTCACAAACaaatagcaagaaaataaataagtgGCCTCCACTTTATAATCTGAACATTGTCAAATTGTGGCCATGGAGGTGTCCCATCCCCTTACAAAATACCACACGTGACAGACAAATGCCAGCAGGATGACCTTGCTAGGGAGAGTGGGGGGTCCAGGAGCCACACTGGTACCAGCCACCCTGCACTTATCTTTGCTTGCCAGCTCAGGTGGCACCGTGCAGTCCGTCAGGTCCTCTGGACGGGGGACATCGAGCGCCGTCGTGTTGTGAGGGGCCAGGAAGGCACAGTGCAGTCCTTCGATCACTCCCCTGTGTGTTGCAGTCCATCGCCAGAACCAAAGCATCTTGCAGTCGCATTTCCAGGGGTTATGGGATAAAAACACATACTTCAGTTTTGGCAGTTCAGCGAACAAGCGGATGGGGAGGGAGCTGAGGTTGTTCTTGCTCAGGTGAAGGAAGTGCAGCTTGTTTAAGTACGAGAAAGCAGAGTCTGAGATTGAGGAGATCTGGTTGTTGTTCAGGTACAAGTTTCTCAAGTTCAGCAGATGTCTGAAGGTGCAGTCAACAGCAGTGATTCTGTTGGCTTCAAGGTGCATGGTCTTGAGCTGGATCAACCCGTCGAAAAGCTGATTAGGCAAATCAGCGATGAAGTTGTGTCCTAAATTTAACATGCCCAATCTGAGAAGCTTTGTAAAAGCGCCATTTTGAATGATCCATATCCGATTCTTCCTGAGATTCAGATCGTACAGGGTTTCCAGGTCCTTCAGGGAATCTCTGCCAATGGCTTCTATGTGGTTGCCCTCCAGGGACAGCCTCGTGAGGCTGGAGAGGTTCCTAAAAGCTTGTGGGACATACCGCATGTTATTGGAGGCTAAATCGAGCCTTTCTAAAGAAGGCAGGTGTGAAAATAGAAGTGGGTGGATTTCAAAGATATTGCAGTGGGACAAATCCAGGCTGATGAGGTTTAATAGTCCTCTGAAAGTGTTTGCATGCAGGTAGGTGAGGCGTGAGTTCCTGCTGAGGTGCAGCTCTCGCAGCTTGCTGAGACCATTGAAGGTCCCAGGGGACAGGAAAGTCAGATTGTTTCCATCTAGCCAGAGGCTGTGGAGGAAAGTCAGGTTTCTGAAGGTGTTGGTGGTGAGAATCCGCAAATAATTATTGGAGAGGTTTAGAGAGACGGTGGATGCTGCTATTTCTCCAGGGAGGACTCTCAGTCCGGCTCTGTTACAGTGGATAATCTCTTCAGGTGCACATTTGCACATGCTTGGGCATGATTCAGAGATATTCAGACTCAGTCCAGCCTTTGCTGCacaagtaaatataaatataacaAGAAAGAACATGACCAGCCACAAGTCAGCCACTGCATCTAATACCTGATAGATAGTAGAGAAGGAGGCAAGAAAAAGCATGTACCTTTTGGATAGGTGAACCGTGAGCATTGCAGGGTCGGCTGGGCTGTGCTTTTAGTgcacagtgaaaataaattagCTGGTTCTTCCTACTGCAGACCAATGGGGATCAAGTCTTTAGGCAGATAAAAGCCGATTAAGTGCCGCCCTGCTGTAAAGAGCATTACTGAGAGGCAGGGATCTTTCTCAGCAGAGCATTATGCTCTGACTGGTTTTTCCCACCTCCTGccctctgcaaacagcagcaggtaACAGACTTCCCTCAGGATCTGTCTGGGAGAGGCTACTGCTCCTGGGTTGATCACCGTTCTCAGGATCTGCTTGGCAGTCTGCTCACAAAAACTTTGTTTTGGGGGCGGATTTTTGTACTTTCCTCTAGTTAGGGCTTCAGCAAAGGCAGCTGAGAGCGGCTTTGCCATCCAGATGTGAGATGGGGGGCTCTCACCCTGGTGTGGCTGCATATGCTGGTAGATGCCCTGGGTTCAGGCCGTGATCCGGATGCTGAAGAAAGTGGAGCTGTGACTGAGCCCCGAGCACAGCCCTGTTGATGGATGTGACTCCTCTGCAGTAAAACGGGAGACTGCCAGGAGCTGTGCAAGCCTCATGCTCCCTGCCAGCTGGGAACGTGCAGGGGAGTGCTGTGTCCTGGTGGAGCTTCTTCTCGGGATAAGCCCTGAGCCACCTATGAGTGGCAAAAGATGATCCCCGTGGGTGAAACGCAGAGCACCCCAAGGGCACGCTGCCCTTCCCAGGGCGCTGCCTGTCTCCAGCAGGTCTGAAGATGTCACtgagcagctggagctgggcttGGGTCCCTAAAAGCCCATGTCCTTGTGCCCCTCCCTGGTTTTCATCCTATATCCAGAGTGCAAAAGAAAAGTGCAATCGGGGGGTTGATTGATGCACCCGGCAGTCAGGGATCAGCAATTTGCAGGCTGATTATTTTGCTTACGATGACAAGAGGACTAGACCCGGGCCTTGCAGCTGATGTGTCTGCAGGGCAACCAGTGACACAGTTGctgctcttgttttttctcactcttaatttttgttttccccGTCGCTTCTCTCTGCTGGAGTTCTCATGTTTTTGATGTGTTTGAAGTACCTTCTCTCAGCCCCCTCCCTTCAGGTGCATTTCCCTGCTCTTAATTTCTTGGTCTGtctcagcttttttctttttcatgttttatagaTTTgggtttcctttctctcccctgctctgccagctctgtcCAGACAATGGCTGAAAAACCAAATATATGATATGTCCAACTGTAAGTGCAAATTGGACAAATTTGCAGATCCATTGTTTTCTCGGCAGAAGCAGATTAGGTTTCCTGTGCTGTTAAATCTCTGTGTTAGCTTCAGcaagttctgttttcttcttcattttttcaagCAACAACCCCCCAAAGAACAGCTTCTCCCTGGAAGCTTGGCTCGGATGGCCGCATTGTGTAATGGAGACCATCTTCCAGCTGTAAACAACATCATTTATTTAGTTAGACAGGCTTTGCTGCAATGTTACTAGGGCCCAAAATCTGGTTTTCACCCTGAGAGCAGCAGCGACGGCACCTTGCCAAGGGGCTTGTC includes these proteins:
- the LOC143164704 gene encoding uncharacterized protein LOC143164704, yielding MFFLVIFIFTCAAKAGLSLNISESCPSMCKCAPEEIIHCNRAGLRVLPGEIAASTVSLNLSNNYLRILTTNTFRNLTFLHSLWLDGNNLTFLSPGTFNGLSKLRELHLSRNSRLTYLHANTFRGLLNLISLDLSHCNIFEIHPLLFSHLPSLERLDLASNNMRYVPQAFRNLSSLTRLSLEGNHIEAIGRDSLKDLETLYDLNLRKNRIWIIQNGAFTKLLRLGMLNLGHNFIADLPNQLFDGLIQLKTMHLEANRITAVDCTFRHLLNLRNLYLNNNQISSISDSAFSYLNKLHFLHLSKNNLSSLPIRLFAELPKLKYVFLSHNPWKCDCKMLWFWRWTATHRGVIEGLHCAFLAPHNTTALDVPRPEDLTDCTVPPELASKDKCRVAGTSVAPGPPTLPSKVILLAFVCHVWYFVRGWDTSMATI